The segment AGCCGTTCAATGAAAGCAGACATAGTAGACATAGGAGAGGTGTACTCAGCACGGGGAGGTCGTTTATATCACTCACTCTTTGTCACCAAGCCGTTAGAAAGAGGACGTCCTTCGAACTCGTTCTCAGAACGATATTCCATGCCTGTAGACCAACCAGTACGAGCTTGGGAGCGTGACCAGTACTACGACGGTTGCAGCCAGTACTTGTGAGCGCGGAGCAGCAGATGTCAGTTGGGCGCTAATAGCGAACCCGAGCATTATCAAGAGGCTGGCAACCGCGAGAAATTGATTTCGGAGGGATTTGAACACGGACAGATACAGATCAGAGTTGCCACACTATAGTCTCTGGGCAGACTCCAATGGACTCGCACTCGGTATGCACTACGGGGACAAC is part of the Haloplanus rubicundus genome and harbors:
- a CDS encoding DUF7534 family protein — translated: MFKSLRNQFLAVASLLIMLGFAISAQLTSAAPRSQVLAATVVVLVTLPSSYWLVYRHGISF